The following proteins come from a genomic window of Crassostrea angulata isolate pt1a10 chromosome 1, ASM2561291v2, whole genome shotgun sequence:
- the LOC128163701 gene encoding uncharacterized protein LOC128163701: MALSILYWANYVEGLTKIKRKSEAAVESQRVLRLAFDELHVITANVQASMRDTSYKVQIFLESEDNGVVESSSCECPMGRYKCPMGKYKCHHVAATLLYGYKKASKTDIKCSWLKHPKSAQPKVTTTMEELFPPKQPGYSNALDSVKRTHN; this comes from the exons ATGGCGTTATCGATATTGTATTGGGCAAACTATGTTGAGGGTTTAACAAAGATTAAAAGGAAAAGTGAAGCTGCAGTTGAGTCTCAGAGGGTCCTCCGTTTAGCGTTTGACGAGTTGCATGTCATTACTGCCAATGTTCAAGCATCAATGAGGGACACATCATACAAAGTTCAG ATATTCCTTGAATCTGAAGATAACGGTGTGGTGGAGTCATCATCATGCGAGTGTCCTATGGGGAGGTATAAGTGTCCTATGGGGAAGTATAAGTGTCATCATGTGGCAGCAACTCTCCTTTATGG ATATAAGAAGGCAAGCAAAACCGACATAAAATGCAGTTGGTTAAAACATCCAAAGTCAGCACAGCCAAAGGTGACAACAACCATGGAGGAATTATTTCCACCAAAACAACCAGGATACAG CAATGCACTGGATTCTGTGAAAAGAACCCACAACTGA
- the LOC128192535 gene encoding bifunctional 3'-5' exonuclease/ATP-dependent helicase WRN-like, whose protein sequence is MAKVQLFIKHSFLDLHVNGSPFISDRKDVFVGTKTGSGKSLTYECIPILFTGACVVIITPLISIMSEQCKKLTALGFKATYIGKDSAETNDIINGEYDFIYASPEQLVGDMKWRDVLKSDVYQRKLRAIVVDEAHTVIQWGESQDKKTEPFRGWFLRIGELRSLCTSAQMVALSATAGPSNRRKILNQLSFSSNAEIVVESPDRLNIKISSKCIPNNDKIENVFAWLISDLRALKEKMSRHVIFCESISDVSKLYVAFVKIFGANCELINMYHSKTNEKLKEKIRADMAVDGKIRILICTNSAGIGVNFFGLNNIVHYGLPREMDTFVQQMGRCGRDGMLSNELILFENHKGHLKKVECELVKLAKDSNECRRNNLWKAYAMKKTNIIPIHNCCDVCEKKCSCDDDTCPNTHKVNQETEQEEEAEEEMSREVSEEDRKFLKQKLLALKYQISVEYDSVLQFELIYGLTDKVIDSVVEICHLIFNPDDVMKCCQIWSYASAVFGDIEFYQIDTDSE, encoded by the exons ATGGCAAAGGTCCAGCTTTTCATCAAACACTCATTCTTGGACCTCCATGTCAATGGCAGCCCATTCATCAG TGATAGAAAAGATGTTTTCGTCGGAACGAAAACAGGCAGTGGAAAATCTTTGACCTACGAGTGCATTCCAATACTTTTTACCGGAGCGTGTGTCGTTATAATAACGCCGCTAATTTCTATAATGTCTGaacaatgtaaaaaattgacTGCTTTGGGTTTCAAAGCGACCTACATAGGAAAAGACTCGGCTGAAACTAATGACATAATAAATGGGGAGTATGACTTTATTTATGCAAGTCCCGAACAGCTGGTTGGCGATATGAAATGGCGAGATGTCCTGAAATCTGATGTCTACCAGCGAAAGCTAAGAGCAATCGTAGTCGATGAAGCACACACAGTCATTCAATG GGGAGAATCTCAAGACAAGAAAACAGAACCATTTAGAGGATGGTTTCTTAGAATTGGGGAACTTCGTTCACTGTGTACCAGCGCTCAAATGGTGGCACTTTCAGCAACAGCAGGGCCAAGCAacagaagaaaaatattaaatcaattaaGCTTTTCTTCCAATGCAGAAATTGTTGTTGAATCTCCTGACAgattgaatataaaaatatcatccAAATGTATTCCTAATAATGACAAAATCGAGAATGTGTTTGCATGGTTAATTTCTGACTTGAGAGCACTAAAAGAAAAGATGTCACGTCATGTTATATTTTGTGAGTCTATATCTGATGTTTCAAAACTGTACGttgcttttgttaaaatatttggtGCAAACTGTGAATTGATTAACATGTATCATAGTAAAACTAATGAAAAGTTGAAAGAAAAAATCAGAGCTGACATGGCTGTGGATGGGAAAATTCGAATTCTTATATGTACTAATTCTGCTGGGATTGGCGTTAATTTTTTTGGCCTGAATAATATTGTTCATTATGGATTGCCCAGAGAAATGGACACTTTCGTGCAACAAATGGGGCGATGTGGTAGAGATGGCATGCTGTCAAATGAACTCATACTATTCGAAAACCACAAGGGACACTTAAAGAAGGTTGAATGTGAACTCGTAAAATTGGCAAAAGACAGCAATGAATGCAGGCGAAATAATTTGTGGAAAGCATACGCGATGAAAAAAACTAATATCATTCctattcataattgctgtgatgTCTGCGAGAAGAAGTGTAGTTGTGATGATGACACTTGTCCAAACACCCACAAAGTTAACCAAGAGACAGAACAGGAAGAGGAAGCAGAGGAAGAAATGAGTCGAGAGGTGTCTGAAGAAGACAGAAAATTTCTCAAACAAAAGTTATTAGCTTTGAAATATCAAATATCGGTTGAATATGACAGTGTTTTGCAATTTGAGTTAATTTATGGTTTAACAGATAAAGTTATTGATAGTGTTGTTGAAATATGTCATCTAATATTTAATCCAGATGATGTCATGAAGTGTTGTCAAATATGGTCATATGCATCAGCTGTATTTGGAGACATAGAATTTTATCAAATAGACACTGACTCTGAATAA
- the LOC128164950 gene encoding uncharacterized protein LOC128164950 — translation MDTQKRQIEAMFDNRQQRYVCEVCDRQYKTANGLQRHLRDQHRWNITENTGVNIPQEDCDHIAVYSASFMKCALLLRDTNDAYQMGDGNRILLNSKLQMLLSRVGNHSKYQLWLFRFMAYCYALLTPKMAYEYLWNCTANLQGNTGHNIPNDNLVELLVQAVKKRIHAQGSNATYKSARNAALSLQIQEEILINMQKEMEKKKTGHKRPPPSKLNDIVAMVNELISANIFERTPGREFSNFPGFKDVYSRVKVTELHKWLSENKERLSYECI, via the coding sequence ATGGATACACAGAAACGACAGATTGAGGCAATGTTTGACAACCGGCAACAGCGTTATGTGTGTGAAGTTTGTGACAGGCAATACAAGACTGCAAATGGACTCCAACGGCATCTGAGAGACCAGCATCGGTGGAACATCACTGAAAACACAGGGGTGAATATACCTCAAGAAGACTGTGACCATATTGCTGTGTACTCCGCCTCATTTATGAAGTGTGCCCTTCTTCTAAGGGATACAAACGATGCCTACCAGATGGGGGATGGCAACCGCATTTTGCTAAACTCCAAATTGCAGATGTTACTGTCACGTGTGGGAAACCATAGCAAGTACCAGTTGTGGTTATTCAGGTTTATGGCCTATTGCTATGCTTTGCTAACACCAAAAATGGCTTACGAATACTTATGGAACTGTACAGCTAACTTACAAGGAAATACAGGTCACAATATTCCAAATGACAACCTAGTTGAACTGTTAGTTCAAGCAGTCAAGAAAAGGATTCATGCTCAAGGATCTAATGCAACTTACAAAAGTGCTAGAAATGCAGCATTGTCCTTGCAAATTCAAGAAGAAATACTGATCAATATGCAgaaagaaatggaaaaaaagaagacTGGACACAAAAGACCCCCACCATCAAAACTGAATGACATTGTTGCTATGGTGAATGAACTTATATCAGCAAACATTTTTGAGAGAACTCCTGGCAGAGAATTTTCTAATTTTCCAGGATTTAAAGATGTATATTCGCGTGTGAAAGTGACTGAGCTACATAAATGGCTTTCCGAAAACAAGGAGCGACTATCCTATGAATGTATTTAA